A genomic segment from Drosophila miranda strain MSH22 chromosome 3, D.miranda_PacBio2.1, whole genome shotgun sequence encodes:
- the LOC108159804 gene encoding SR-related and CTD-associated factor 4 isoform X1, whose protein sequence is METVVAFNNELSGLYDSRPPISKAKMAAITKSAMRAIKFYKHVVQSVEKFILKCKPEYKVPGLYVIDSIVRQSRHQYGPEKDVFAPRFQRNLTETFANLFRCAPEDKSRIIRVLNLWQKNNVFKSDVIQPIFDLADPNHPIYHQMQMQMQMGGGAGPGGNVGPGPSSSGALSLADISSGPNGLNTSGLSNMDLSMNSGAGDDKMGGVPDLSMGHEKSYGGGVSSSSSKRHHSDQHYMKRQSGSSSKSHHHKYSKTSHEIDYDVRSIMDDEEDNMQRMMADDHHHHHGHHCMGDDSPPTSSNLLDNNNLKQLLNDPNVLRQLQTLQNFQKFKQQEENQKMRYQDDALQQHLQNVLKGTAGMPPGMGMGMGMGMGMNLNHSDGQDMNKDVEFISEQQSIEVINLDGADSRSPTPDRERYKRSRRNSSRSRSRSPRGRGAGGGGGGGGNGNDRRRRGSRSRSRSPRSSRRRGSRDRERMERNNRDKERDREHERERRKKGLPDIKKDHLSVCSTTLWVGHLSKLVYQEELSDTFGEYGDIVSIDQIVPRGCAFIVMNRRQDAHKAMQSLKNHKLQGRAITISWAAGKGVKSKEWKDFWDLELGVTYIPWNKLSPETDLDTLEEGGMFDEDTMPSWIKQKINQAKNVGKEKNTASTPETATASVPGPPPGLMFGIDTTQPPPVGPVGPVGPPPPLGPGAQPPPGLMGMVRGQYPMAPPMGIGMPPPMMMPPTNMPPPMMMPTTTMPPPMMMPPGMMPPGFPGMGGPPHPMGMPHGGPFPPPGAVPPPMAGGAPPAGNSGNISDDQMDIEMDLEDAPPPMPPQQQQQQASFNPPMANPNNVEAVVAAAANEMFQRERERSRGPGGGGGSRWGGRDDVAEAAERWRAENGGGPGGAGPVPGAGPNATFNEARNRLNLNPLEHGMQRPDFMGADFDNRGGPGPRGMGPRSGNLNGGGGPGGPGGDFFPPNMNNSRFNQPTSLMQMRIPPPAAFNQRMGGPPNNAGNGGAVGPMFMRNQGGNGGGPGGPGGPGGPGGTGGRQQGQGPGFFNPRNPFNDNQRGRGGPGVNARNASTGGGGRGRWSDDEDEVGNNFNKRRAGPGGPGGNRFRGDREGEIPDDRRGNNARGGRGPREERDRPGFGNRRGSRDDSSRHSMSSTDEGNSKPMSETDSREKNQETPLSSTNSLSVPTPAQASAPAPATAETADTEEDWDRELQDYEARMEAEQAAKAERDVPEVTPVGAEQRAASGSPVDNFARPAEVANDFPALKQSDASPACTPLYDELPPPSAPTPALDPAEHESRVEVPAEAEAKAAPPQKPEFIRTEAVPKDESPSTPAPALEIQDEAPKMDATQSEAPLSEESSNPAVTVEAEA, encoded by the exons ATGGAAACTGTTGTGGCTTTCAACAATGAG CTCTCCGGACTCTATGACAGCCGACCGCCCATATCCAAGGCCAAAATGGCCGCAATTACGAAGTCGGCAATGCGAGCCATCAAGTTCTATAAGCATGTCGTCCAGAGCGTGGAGAAGTTCATATTGAAGTGCAAGCCGGAGTACAAGGTGCCGGGCCTGTATGTTATCGACTCGATTGTGCGTCAATCGCGCCACCAATACGGGCCCGAGAAGGATGTATTCGCCCCCCGCTTCCAGCGAAACCTCACAGAGACATTTGCCAATCTCTTCCGCTGTGCTCCCGAAGACAAGAGCCGCATCATTCGCGTCCTCAATCTCTGGCAGAAGAACAATGTCTTCAAGTCGGACGTCATCCAACCCATCTTCGATCTGGCCGACCCCAACCACCCCATTTACcatcaaatgcaaatgcaaatgcaaatgggCGGTGGAGCCGGACCCGGTGGCAATGTGGGGCCTGGTCCCAGCAGCAGTGGCGCCCTTAGTCTGGCCGATATCTCCAGTGGGCCTAATGGCCTCAACACCTCTGGATTGAGCAACATGGACCTGAGCATGAACAGTGGCGCGGGAGACGACAAAATGGGCGGGGTGCCCGATTTATCG ATGGGTCATGAGAAATCCTACGGTGGCGgtgtcagcagcagcagctcaaaGCGTCATCATTCGGATCAGCATTATATGAAGCGTCAATCGGGATCGTCCAGCAAGTCGCATCATCACAAATATAGCAAGACCTCGCATGAAATCGACTACGATGTGCGCTCGATCATGGACGACGAGGAGGACAACATGCAGCGGATGATGGCCgatgatcatcatcatcatcatggcCATCACTGCATGGGCGACGACTCGCCCCCTACTTCATCCAATCTACTAGAC AACAACAATCTCAAACAACTGCTCAACGATCCGAATGTGCTGCGACAGCTGCAGACACTGCAGAATTTCCAGAAGTTCAAGCAACAGGAGGAAAACCAAAAGATGCGCTACCAGGACGATGCCCTCCAACAGCATTTGCAGAACGTGTTGAAG GGCACTGCTGGCATGCCCCCTGGGATGggaatgggcatgggcatgggcatgggcatgaaCCTCAACCACAGTGACGGGCAGGACATGAACAAGGACGTGGAGTTCATATCGGAGCAGCAGTCGATTGAG GTGATCAATCTGGATGGGGCCGATTCGCGGAGTCCAACGCCCGACCGGGAGAGGTACAAGCGGAGCCGGAGGaacagcagccgcagtcgTTCTCGCTCACCACGTGGACGAGGTGCTGGAGGCGGCGGGGGTGGAGGCGGCAATGGCAACGATCGACGTCGTCGCGGATCCCGATCGCGCAGTCGTTCACCTCGTTCCAGTCGACGCCGAGGATCGCGGGACCGCGAGCGCATGGAACGCAACAATCGGGACAAGGAGCGTGACCGGGAGCATGAGCGTGAGCGCCGCAAGAAGGGGCTTCCTGATATTAAAAAGGATCACCTCAGTG TATGCAGCACCACCTTGTGGGTGGGCCATCTGTCCAAGCTGGTCTACCAGGAGGAGCTGTCCGACACCTTTGGGGAGTACGGCGACATAGTAAGCATCGATCAGATTGTGCCACGCGGATGCGCATTCATAGTGATGAATCGTCGCCAGGATGCGCACAAGGCCATGCAATCGCTGAAGAATCACAAGCTCCAGGGACGGGCCATAACCATCTCCTGGGCCGCCGGCAAGGGGGTGAAGAGCAAGGAGTGGAAGGACTTCTGGGACCTGGAGCTGGGCGTTACGTACATACCCTGGAACAAGCTGAGTCCGGAGACGGATCTCGACACCCTCGAGGAGGGCGGCATGTTCGACGAGGACACCATGCCCAGCTGGATTAAGCAGAAGATCAATCAGGCCAAAAATGTCGGCAAGGAGAAGAACACGGCGTCCACTCCAGAGACCGCTACGGCATCCGTTCCTGGCCCACCGCCAGGACTAATGTTCGGCATCGATACAACACAGCCGCCTCCAGTGGGACCCGTGGGTCCAGTGGGTCCACCCCCACCGCTCGGCCCCGGCGCACAACCTCCGCCCGGACTCATGGGCATGGTGAGAGGCCAGTACCCCATGGCTCCGCCCATGGGGATAGGCATGCCGCCTCCGATGATGATGCCACCGACAAATATGCCGCCACCGATGATGATGCCGACGACAACCATGCCTCCACCAATGATGATGCCACCGGGCATGATGCCGCCCGGTTTTCCAG GAATGGGTGGACCCCCTCATCCTATGGGTATGCCTCACGGAGGCCCATTTCCGCCACCCGGAGCAGTGCCACCTCCTATGGCTGGCGGCGCCCCACCCGCGGGCAACAGTGGTAATATAAGCGACGATCAAATGGACATTGAAATGGATCTGGAGGATGCCCCGCCACCGATGCcaccacagcaacagcagcagcaggccagCTTCAATCCGCCTATGGCCAATCCCAACAATGTGGAGGCAGTggtggctgccgctgccaacGAGATGTTCCAGAGGGAACGGGAGCGTTCCCGCGGCCcaggtggcggcggcggctcaCGTTGGGGCGGACGCGATGACGTGGCAGAAGCTGCCGAACGCTGGAGAGCCGAAAACGGCGGTGGACCGGGGGGAGCTGGTCCTGTACCTGGGGCTGGACCAAATGCCACATTCAATGAGGCGCGAAATCGTCTCAACCTGAATCCACTTGAGCATGGAATGCAGAGACCAGACTTTATGGGCGCGG ACTTTGATAATCGCGGTGGACCGGGTCCTCGTGGAATGGGGCCACGCAGTGGGAACCTAAATGGAGGCGGAGGACCGGGTGGACCAGGAGGAGACTTCTTCCCGCCCAACATGAACAACAGCCGATTCAATCAGCCCACCAGCCTGATGCAAATGCGTATACCGCCGCCTGCGGCCTTCAATCAGCGTATGGGTGGACCCCCTAACAATGCTGGCAATGGCGGTGCCGTGGGACCAATGTTCATGCGCAACCAGGGCGGCAATGGCGGTGGACCCGGTGGACCTGGCGGACCTGGTGGACCTGGTGGAACTGGTGGACGACAACAGGGACAGGGACCAG GCTTCTTCAATCCCCGGAATCCCTTCAATGATAATCAACGCGGACGTGGAGGCCCTGGTGTGAATGCAAGGAATGCCTCAACCGGAGGCGGCGGGCGAGGACGCTGGAGCGACGATGAGGATGAAGTCGGCAACAATTTCAACAAGCGTCGTGCCGGTCCTGGAGGTCCTGGCGGTAATCGCTTCCGTGGAGATCGAGAGGGCGAGATTCCCGACGATCGCCGTGGCAACAACGCGCGTGGCGGGCGCGGACCAAGAGAAGAACGTGACCGTCCAGGGTTTGGAAATAGACGCGGCTCGCGAGATGACAGTAGTCGACATTCAATGAGTTCCACGGATGAAGGAAACAGCAAACCCATGTCGGAAACGGATTCCAGGGAAAAGAATCAGGAGACGCCGCTGTCCAGCACTAATTCGCTATCAGTGCCAACACCAGCCCAAGcatcagctccagccccagcaACTGCTGAGACGGCGGACACCGAGGAGGACTGGGACCGTGAGCTGCAGGACTATGAAGCGAGAATGGAGGCAGAGCAAGCAGCTAAGGCCGAGCGAGATGTACCAGAGGTTACTCCAGTTGGTGCAGAGCAAAGAGCGGCCTCTGGGTCGCCGGTGGATAATTTCGCAAGACCAGCGGAAGTAGCGAACGATTTTCCGGCACTAAAACAATCAGATGCTTCACCCGCCTGCACGCCCCTCTACGATGAGCTGCCACCACCCTCAGCCCCAACCCCAGCCCTAGATCCCGCTGAGCACGAAAGCAGAGTGGAAGTAcctgcagaagcagaagcCAAAGCAGCTCCTCCACAGAAACCTGAATTTATTCGTACAGAGGCTGTGCCCAAAGACGAATCCCCTTCAACTCCTGCTCCAGCTCTGGAAATACAAGATGAAGCTCCAAAAATGGATGCTACACAGTCAGAAGCTCCATTATCGGAGGAGTCATCCAATCCAGCGGTGACTGTCGAGGCTGAAGCATAG
- the LOC108159804 gene encoding SR-related and CTD-associated factor 4 isoform X2, whose product METVVAFNNELSGLYDSRPPISKAKMAAITKSAMRAIKFYKHVVQSVEKFILKCKPEYKVPGLYVIDSIVRQSRHQYGPEKDVFAPRFQRNLTETFANLFRCAPEDKSRIIRVLNLWQKNNVFKSDVIQPIFDLADPNHPIYHQMQMQMQMGGGAGPGGNVGPGPSSSGALSLADISSGPNGLNTSGLSNMDLSMNSGAGDDKMGGVPDLSNNNLKQLLNDPNVLRQLQTLQNFQKFKQQEENQKMRYQDDALQQHLQNVLKGTAGMPPGMGMGMGMGMGMNLNHSDGQDMNKDVEFISEQQSIEVINLDGADSRSPTPDRERYKRSRRNSSRSRSRSPRGRGAGGGGGGGGNGNDRRRRGSRSRSRSPRSSRRRGSRDRERMERNNRDKERDREHERERRKKGLPDIKKDHLSVCSTTLWVGHLSKLVYQEELSDTFGEYGDIVSIDQIVPRGCAFIVMNRRQDAHKAMQSLKNHKLQGRAITISWAAGKGVKSKEWKDFWDLELGVTYIPWNKLSPETDLDTLEEGGMFDEDTMPSWIKQKINQAKNVGKEKNTASTPETATASVPGPPPGLMFGIDTTQPPPVGPVGPVGPPPPLGPGAQPPPGLMGMVRGQYPMAPPMGIGMPPPMMMPPTNMPPPMMMPTTTMPPPMMMPPGMMPPGFPGMGGPPHPMGMPHGGPFPPPGAVPPPMAGGAPPAGNSGNISDDQMDIEMDLEDAPPPMPPQQQQQQASFNPPMANPNNVEAVVAAAANEMFQRERERSRGPGGGGGSRWGGRDDVAEAAERWRAENGGGPGGAGPVPGAGPNATFNEARNRLNLNPLEHGMQRPDFMGADFDNRGGPGPRGMGPRSGNLNGGGGPGGPGGDFFPPNMNNSRFNQPTSLMQMRIPPPAAFNQRMGGPPNNAGNGGAVGPMFMRNQGGNGGGPGGPGGPGGPGGTGGRQQGQGPGFFNPRNPFNDNQRGRGGPGVNARNASTGGGGRGRWSDDEDEVGNNFNKRRAGPGGPGGNRFRGDREGEIPDDRRGNNARGGRGPREERDRPGFGNRRGSRDDSSRHSMSSTDEGNSKPMSETDSREKNQETPLSSTNSLSVPTPAQASAPAPATAETADTEEDWDRELQDYEARMEAEQAAKAERDVPEVTPVGAEQRAASGSPVDNFARPAEVANDFPALKQSDASPACTPLYDELPPPSAPTPALDPAEHESRVEVPAEAEAKAAPPQKPEFIRTEAVPKDESPSTPAPALEIQDEAPKMDATQSEAPLSEESSNPAVTVEAEA is encoded by the exons ATGGAAACTGTTGTGGCTTTCAACAATGAG CTCTCCGGACTCTATGACAGCCGACCGCCCATATCCAAGGCCAAAATGGCCGCAATTACGAAGTCGGCAATGCGAGCCATCAAGTTCTATAAGCATGTCGTCCAGAGCGTGGAGAAGTTCATATTGAAGTGCAAGCCGGAGTACAAGGTGCCGGGCCTGTATGTTATCGACTCGATTGTGCGTCAATCGCGCCACCAATACGGGCCCGAGAAGGATGTATTCGCCCCCCGCTTCCAGCGAAACCTCACAGAGACATTTGCCAATCTCTTCCGCTGTGCTCCCGAAGACAAGAGCCGCATCATTCGCGTCCTCAATCTCTGGCAGAAGAACAATGTCTTCAAGTCGGACGTCATCCAACCCATCTTCGATCTGGCCGACCCCAACCACCCCATTTACcatcaaatgcaaatgcaaatgcaaatgggCGGTGGAGCCGGACCCGGTGGCAATGTGGGGCCTGGTCCCAGCAGCAGTGGCGCCCTTAGTCTGGCCGATATCTCCAGTGGGCCTAATGGCCTCAACACCTCTGGATTGAGCAACATGGACCTGAGCATGAACAGTGGCGCGGGAGACGACAAAATGGGCGGGGTGCCCGATTTATCG AACAACAATCTCAAACAACTGCTCAACGATCCGAATGTGCTGCGACAGCTGCAGACACTGCAGAATTTCCAGAAGTTCAAGCAACAGGAGGAAAACCAAAAGATGCGCTACCAGGACGATGCCCTCCAACAGCATTTGCAGAACGTGTTGAAG GGCACTGCTGGCATGCCCCCTGGGATGggaatgggcatgggcatgggcatgggcatgaaCCTCAACCACAGTGACGGGCAGGACATGAACAAGGACGTGGAGTTCATATCGGAGCAGCAGTCGATTGAG GTGATCAATCTGGATGGGGCCGATTCGCGGAGTCCAACGCCCGACCGGGAGAGGTACAAGCGGAGCCGGAGGaacagcagccgcagtcgTTCTCGCTCACCACGTGGACGAGGTGCTGGAGGCGGCGGGGGTGGAGGCGGCAATGGCAACGATCGACGTCGTCGCGGATCCCGATCGCGCAGTCGTTCACCTCGTTCCAGTCGACGCCGAGGATCGCGGGACCGCGAGCGCATGGAACGCAACAATCGGGACAAGGAGCGTGACCGGGAGCATGAGCGTGAGCGCCGCAAGAAGGGGCTTCCTGATATTAAAAAGGATCACCTCAGTG TATGCAGCACCACCTTGTGGGTGGGCCATCTGTCCAAGCTGGTCTACCAGGAGGAGCTGTCCGACACCTTTGGGGAGTACGGCGACATAGTAAGCATCGATCAGATTGTGCCACGCGGATGCGCATTCATAGTGATGAATCGTCGCCAGGATGCGCACAAGGCCATGCAATCGCTGAAGAATCACAAGCTCCAGGGACGGGCCATAACCATCTCCTGGGCCGCCGGCAAGGGGGTGAAGAGCAAGGAGTGGAAGGACTTCTGGGACCTGGAGCTGGGCGTTACGTACATACCCTGGAACAAGCTGAGTCCGGAGACGGATCTCGACACCCTCGAGGAGGGCGGCATGTTCGACGAGGACACCATGCCCAGCTGGATTAAGCAGAAGATCAATCAGGCCAAAAATGTCGGCAAGGAGAAGAACACGGCGTCCACTCCAGAGACCGCTACGGCATCCGTTCCTGGCCCACCGCCAGGACTAATGTTCGGCATCGATACAACACAGCCGCCTCCAGTGGGACCCGTGGGTCCAGTGGGTCCACCCCCACCGCTCGGCCCCGGCGCACAACCTCCGCCCGGACTCATGGGCATGGTGAGAGGCCAGTACCCCATGGCTCCGCCCATGGGGATAGGCATGCCGCCTCCGATGATGATGCCACCGACAAATATGCCGCCACCGATGATGATGCCGACGACAACCATGCCTCCACCAATGATGATGCCACCGGGCATGATGCCGCCCGGTTTTCCAG GAATGGGTGGACCCCCTCATCCTATGGGTATGCCTCACGGAGGCCCATTTCCGCCACCCGGAGCAGTGCCACCTCCTATGGCTGGCGGCGCCCCACCCGCGGGCAACAGTGGTAATATAAGCGACGATCAAATGGACATTGAAATGGATCTGGAGGATGCCCCGCCACCGATGCcaccacagcaacagcagcagcaggccagCTTCAATCCGCCTATGGCCAATCCCAACAATGTGGAGGCAGTggtggctgccgctgccaacGAGATGTTCCAGAGGGAACGGGAGCGTTCCCGCGGCCcaggtggcggcggcggctcaCGTTGGGGCGGACGCGATGACGTGGCAGAAGCTGCCGAACGCTGGAGAGCCGAAAACGGCGGTGGACCGGGGGGAGCTGGTCCTGTACCTGGGGCTGGACCAAATGCCACATTCAATGAGGCGCGAAATCGTCTCAACCTGAATCCACTTGAGCATGGAATGCAGAGACCAGACTTTATGGGCGCGG ACTTTGATAATCGCGGTGGACCGGGTCCTCGTGGAATGGGGCCACGCAGTGGGAACCTAAATGGAGGCGGAGGACCGGGTGGACCAGGAGGAGACTTCTTCCCGCCCAACATGAACAACAGCCGATTCAATCAGCCCACCAGCCTGATGCAAATGCGTATACCGCCGCCTGCGGCCTTCAATCAGCGTATGGGTGGACCCCCTAACAATGCTGGCAATGGCGGTGCCGTGGGACCAATGTTCATGCGCAACCAGGGCGGCAATGGCGGTGGACCCGGTGGACCTGGCGGACCTGGTGGACCTGGTGGAACTGGTGGACGACAACAGGGACAGGGACCAG GCTTCTTCAATCCCCGGAATCCCTTCAATGATAATCAACGCGGACGTGGAGGCCCTGGTGTGAATGCAAGGAATGCCTCAACCGGAGGCGGCGGGCGAGGACGCTGGAGCGACGATGAGGATGAAGTCGGCAACAATTTCAACAAGCGTCGTGCCGGTCCTGGAGGTCCTGGCGGTAATCGCTTCCGTGGAGATCGAGAGGGCGAGATTCCCGACGATCGCCGTGGCAACAACGCGCGTGGCGGGCGCGGACCAAGAGAAGAACGTGACCGTCCAGGGTTTGGAAATAGACGCGGCTCGCGAGATGACAGTAGTCGACATTCAATGAGTTCCACGGATGAAGGAAACAGCAAACCCATGTCGGAAACGGATTCCAGGGAAAAGAATCAGGAGACGCCGCTGTCCAGCACTAATTCGCTATCAGTGCCAACACCAGCCCAAGcatcagctccagccccagcaACTGCTGAGACGGCGGACACCGAGGAGGACTGGGACCGTGAGCTGCAGGACTATGAAGCGAGAATGGAGGCAGAGCAAGCAGCTAAGGCCGAGCGAGATGTACCAGAGGTTACTCCAGTTGGTGCAGAGCAAAGAGCGGCCTCTGGGTCGCCGGTGGATAATTTCGCAAGACCAGCGGAAGTAGCGAACGATTTTCCGGCACTAAAACAATCAGATGCTTCACCCGCCTGCACGCCCCTCTACGATGAGCTGCCACCACCCTCAGCCCCAACCCCAGCCCTAGATCCCGCTGAGCACGAAAGCAGAGTGGAAGTAcctgcagaagcagaagcCAAAGCAGCTCCTCCACAGAAACCTGAATTTATTCGTACAGAGGCTGTGCCCAAAGACGAATCCCCTTCAACTCCTGCTCCAGCTCTGGAAATACAAGATGAAGCTCCAAAAATGGATGCTACACAGTCAGAAGCTCCATTATCGGAGGAGTCATCCAATCCAGCGGTGACTGTCGAGGCTGAAGCATAG
- the LOC108159804 gene encoding uncharacterized protein LOC108159804 isoform X4, with amino-acid sequence METVVAFNNELSGLYDSRPPISKAKMAAITKSAMRAIKFYKHVVQSVEKFILKCKPEYKVPGLYVIDSIVRQSRHQYGPEKDVFAPRFQRNLTETFANLFRCAPEDKSRIIRVLNLWQKNNVFKSDVIQPIFDLADPNHPIYHQMQMQMQMGGGAGPGGNVGPGPSSSGALSLADISSGPNGLNTSGLSNMDLSMNSGAGDDKMGGVPDLSMGHEKSYGGGVSSSSSKRHHSDQHYMKRQSGSSSKSHHHKYSKTSHEIDYDVRSIMDDEEDNMQRMMADDHHHHHGHHCMGDDSPPTSSNLLDNNNLKQLLNDPNVLRQLQTLQNFQKFKQQEENQKMRYQDDALQQHLQNVLKGTAGMPPGMGMGMGMGMGMNLNHSDGQDMNKDVEFISEQQSIEYAAPPCGWAICPSWSTRRSCPTPLGSTAT; translated from the exons ATGGAAACTGTTGTGGCTTTCAACAATGAG CTCTCCGGACTCTATGACAGCCGACCGCCCATATCCAAGGCCAAAATGGCCGCAATTACGAAGTCGGCAATGCGAGCCATCAAGTTCTATAAGCATGTCGTCCAGAGCGTGGAGAAGTTCATATTGAAGTGCAAGCCGGAGTACAAGGTGCCGGGCCTGTATGTTATCGACTCGATTGTGCGTCAATCGCGCCACCAATACGGGCCCGAGAAGGATGTATTCGCCCCCCGCTTCCAGCGAAACCTCACAGAGACATTTGCCAATCTCTTCCGCTGTGCTCCCGAAGACAAGAGCCGCATCATTCGCGTCCTCAATCTCTGGCAGAAGAACAATGTCTTCAAGTCGGACGTCATCCAACCCATCTTCGATCTGGCCGACCCCAACCACCCCATTTACcatcaaatgcaaatgcaaatgcaaatgggCGGTGGAGCCGGACCCGGTGGCAATGTGGGGCCTGGTCCCAGCAGCAGTGGCGCCCTTAGTCTGGCCGATATCTCCAGTGGGCCTAATGGCCTCAACACCTCTGGATTGAGCAACATGGACCTGAGCATGAACAGTGGCGCGGGAGACGACAAAATGGGCGGGGTGCCCGATTTATCG ATGGGTCATGAGAAATCCTACGGTGGCGgtgtcagcagcagcagctcaaaGCGTCATCATTCGGATCAGCATTATATGAAGCGTCAATCGGGATCGTCCAGCAAGTCGCATCATCACAAATATAGCAAGACCTCGCATGAAATCGACTACGATGTGCGCTCGATCATGGACGACGAGGAGGACAACATGCAGCGGATGATGGCCgatgatcatcatcatcatcatggcCATCACTGCATGGGCGACGACTCGCCCCCTACTTCATCCAATCTACTAGAC AACAACAATCTCAAACAACTGCTCAACGATCCGAATGTGCTGCGACAGCTGCAGACACTGCAGAATTTCCAGAAGTTCAAGCAACAGGAGGAAAACCAAAAGATGCGCTACCAGGACGATGCCCTCCAACAGCATTTGCAGAACGTGTTGAAG GGCACTGCTGGCATGCCCCCTGGGATGggaatgggcatgggcatgggcatgggcatgaaCCTCAACCACAGTGACGGGCAGGACATGAACAAGGACGTGGAGTTCATATCGGAGCAGCAGTCGATTGAG TATGCAGCACCACCTTGTGGGTGGGCCATCTGTCCAAGCTGGTCTACCAGGAGGAGCTGTCCGACACCTTTGGGGAGTACGGCGACATAG